One stretch of Euphorbia lathyris chromosome 7, ddEupLath1.1, whole genome shotgun sequence DNA includes these proteins:
- the LOC136200479 gene encoding E3 ubiquitin-protein ligase APD2-like, with amino-acid sequence MYRSVLPPAPTYPSRRQEPCPRLLASFTLWICVSVSLRYGYYADRHMLLGPSSSRLMDASSLFVQQVQVRDDDKKGVFLYGFSEKPQLTFETNWTASDYLIVAPYSRKGFALWLNKGSRIGMKWETQTSILNQLQMVLIKGERKYETLLPGLTTSPASLNLSKPLNGKEAEYLVEEDDKYYLGLINTNPRSIIIKIALNITSKMHDLSKANNMCSTKEGSCRLMLPFPKTQFVVLTTPDNGDTGGWYIELSFVARVITYIAILGFIIVIILLILRYLGACDSETYIEETTAGSAIARHVLERQPMLPDKPTRSTYGTNEEDDGDGSSSSSSEELYDAKLCVICYDEQRNCFFVPCGHCATCYDCAQRIMDGETKFCPICRRLIHKVRRLFVA; translated from the exons ATGTACAGGTCGGTGTTGCCTCCAGCTCCCACCTATCCCTCTCGACGCCAAGAACCCTGCCCGCGCTTACTTGCTTCCTTCACCCTTTGGATATGTG TTTCAGTGAGTCTACGATATGGGTATTATGCAGATCGGCATATGTTACTTGGGCCTAGTTCCTCCCGATTGATGGACGCAAGTTCGTTATTTGTACAACAGGTTCAAGTGAGAGATGACGATAAGAAAGGGGTTTTTCTTTATGGCTTTTCTGAAAAGCCTCAACTCACTTTTGAAACTAATTGGACTGCCTCCGATTACTTGATTGTTGCACCCTATAGTCGAAAG GGATTTGCTTTGTGGCTGAACAAGGGTTCTAGGATTGGTATGAAATGGGAAACTCAAACTAGCATTTTAAATCAACTTCAAATGGTTTTAATTAAAG GAGAAAGGAAGTATGAAACGTTGCTTCCAGGTCTCACTACTTCCCCTGCCAGCCTTAACCTCAGTAAACCCTTAAATG GTAAAGAAGCTGAATACTTAGTTGAAGAGGATGATAAGTACTATCTTGGTCTGATCAACACAAATCCCAGAAGCATTATAATCAAGATAGCTCTAaacatcacatcaaaaatgcaTGATCTATCAAAAGCCAATAACATGTGTTCAACCAAAGAAGGATCATGCCGGCTGATGCTTCCATTTCCAAAGACTCAGTTTGTTGTTTTAACCACCCCTGATAAT GGCGATACAGGCGGATGGTACATTGAGCTATCTTTCGTTGCTCGCGTGATAACTTACATTGCAATTTTAG gatttataattgttataattctTCTGATATTGAGATATCTTGGAGCCTGTGATTCTGAAACCTACATAGAGGAAACAACAGCAGGATCAGCAATAGCAAGGCATGTTTTGGAGAGACAGCCTATGTTGCCAGATAAGCCGACTCGATCAACGTATGGAACCAACGAAGAAGACGACGGAGATGGATCATCGAGTAGTTCTTCGGAGGAATTATATGATGCTAAATTGTGTGTGATATGTTATGATGAGCAAAGAAACTGTTTTTTTGTGCCTTGTGGGCATTGTGCAACTTGCTATGACTGTGCTCAAAG GATTATGGATGGGGAAACCAAGTTTTGTCCTATTTGTCGCAGGCTAATTCACAAAGTAAGAAGACTGTTTGTCGCATAA
- the LOC136234737 gene encoding cytochrome P450 81Q32-like, producing the protein MESSFYYLFFLFVPFLYFLTKNLFQIRNKKLPPSPGFSLPIIGHLYLFKKPLHRTFAHLSTKYGPILFLNFGSRPVILVSSPEAAEECFTKNDILFANRPKLLAGKHLGYDYTTIVWASYGDHWRNLRRIASLELLSSHRLQMFSNIRVEEVRSMVRTLFRRSNRGEFEFEFVAVEMKSMFFELTLNVIMRMIAGKRYYGEKTDELDEESRFKEIIRETFELSGATNIADFVPVLKGFGLNKIEKRLAVLQRKRDRFMQELIDEHKKVARIDGGGSEKRSSKSMIEVLLDLQNHEPEYYTDEIIRGLMLVMLSAGSDTSAGTMEWAFSLLLNKPQTLAKSKEEIDKNIGPNKLIEESDLANLPYLQAIVNETLRMQPPAPLIPPHESSEECTVGGFTVPRGTMLMVNIFAIQNNPKLWKEPTKFEPERHLEVKMDGFTLIPFGTGRRGCPGEGLAMKIVGLALGTLIQCFEWKRIGEEMVDMREGSGLTTPKAQPLVAMCTPTPALLNLLSVL; encoded by the exons ATGGAATCCTCTTTCTATTACTTGTTCTTCTTGTTCGTCCCTTTTCTCTATTTTCTCACAAAAAATCTATTCCAAATCAGAAACAAAAAGCTCCCACCAAGCCCCGGTTTCTCTCTACCCATAATAGGCCATCTCTACCTCTTTAAGAAACCTCTTCATCGAACCTTCGCCCATCTTTCCACCAAATATGGCCCTATTTTATTCCTCAATTTCGGCTCTCGCCCTGTCATCCTCGTCTCATCCCCTGAAGCTGCCGAAGAATGTTTCACTAAGAACGATATACTTTTTGCTAACCGTCCTAAACTTCTCGCCGGAAAACATTTGGGGTATGACTACACAACCATTGTTTGGGCCTCTTACGGGGATCACTGGCGCAACTTAAGACGCATAGCTTCTCTTGAGCTCTTATCATCTCATCGCCTCCAGATGTTCTCTAATATACGCGTTGAAGAGGTCAGATCAATGGTTCGCACGCTTTTTAGGCGCTCAAACAGAGGCGAATTCGAATTCGAATTCGTTGCTGTAGAAATGAAATCAATGTTCTTTGAGCTTACTCTTAATGTTATTATGAGAATGATTGCTGGAAAGCGATATTATGGAGAGAAAACggatgaattggatgaagaaaGCAGGTTTAAGGAAATTATAAGAGAAACTTTCGAATTGAGCGGAGCTACTAATATTGCAGATTTTGTGCCGGTTTTGAAGGGGTTTGGGTTAAACAAGATTGAGAAAAGGCTAGCTGTATTGCAAAGGAAGAGAGATAGATTTATGCAGGAACTGATTGATGAACACAAAAAAGTAGCGAGGATTGACGGTGGTGGATCGGAGAAAAGGAGTTCTAAGAGCATGATTGAAGTCCTGCTAGACCTGCAAAATCATGAGCCTGAATACTATACAGATGAAATCATCAGAGGCCTCATGCTA GTTATGCTGTCAGCTGGGAGTGACACATCTGCAGGAACCATGGAATGGGCATTTTCACTCCTCCTCAACAAACCACAAACACTGGCTAAATCTAAAGAGGAAATAGACAAAAACATAGGGCCAAACAAGCTAATAGAAGAATCAGATCTAGCCAATCTTCCATATCTCCAAGCGATCGTAAACGAGACACTGAGAATGCAGCCACCAGCCCCACTGATTCCACCACACGAGTCATCAGAAGAATGCACAGTAGGGGGTTTCACTGTCCCACGTGGCACAATGCTAATGGTCAACATTTTTGCAATACAAAACAATCCCAAATTATGGAAAGAGCCCACAAAGTTTGAGCCAGAAAGACATCTAGAGGTAAAAATGGATGGATTTACGTTAATACCATTTGGAACGGGGAGGAGAGGTTGTCCTGGGGAGGGGCTGGCGATGAAGATAGTTGGGTTGGCATTGGGGACTTTAATTCAGTGCTTTGAGTGGAAAAGAATTGGGGAGGAAATGGTGGATATGAGAGAAGGAAGTGGGCTTACCACACCAAAGGCTCAGCCCTTGGTTGCTATGTGTACCCCAACACCCGCCTTGCTCAACCTCCTTTCTGTGCTCTAA